TCAGTGAAAAGCAAGAAATGGTGAATCAATGATTCCATATCGCCTTTCATTGCTTCACGGTACGGTGGTGTTACCTTATGGTCTTTGACCATGACTGGGCCAGGATTGTTACGCAACCACTGGACACACTGGCGAATGATGTGATTTGATTGGCGCATTTCTTCAACGCGAACCAAATAGCGGTCATAACAATCTCCGTTAACACCAACGGGAATATCAAAATCGAGTTTGTCATAGACTTCATAGGGCTGTTTCTTGCGCAGATCCCACTCCACACCTGAACCACGCAACATGGGGCCGGTAAAACCAAGTTGCAAAGCACGCTCAGGAGAAACAACACCAATATTAACCGTGCGCTGTTTCCAGATACGGTTATCGGTTAACAGGGTTTCATATTCGTCGACATAGTTCGGGAAACGTTCGGTGAACTGCCAAAGAAAATCAAGCATAGAGCCTTGACGATCAGCATTTTTCTTTTTAACTTCACGCTCACTGTGCCATTTTGACGCTTCGTACTGAGGCATGCGTTCTGGCAGGTCACGATAAACACCACCCGGACGATAATAAGTTGCGTGCAAACGTGCGCCCGATACAGCCTCATAGATATCCATGAGATCTTCGCGTTCACGAAAGCAGTACAAGAAAACAGTCATGGCACCGATATCGAGCGCGTGAGCTCCTAACCATAAACAGTGGTTTAAGATTCGGGTAATTTCATCAAACATAA
The genomic region above belongs to Gammaproteobacteria bacterium and contains:
- a CDS encoding NADH-quinone oxidoreductase subunit D — encoded protein: MPEIRNFTMNFGPQHPSAHGVLRLVLEMDGETIERADPHIGLLHRGTEKLAETKPYNQSIGYMDRLDYVSMMCNEHGYVLAIEKLLGVEVPERAQYIRVMFDEITRILNHCLWLGAHALDIGAMTVFLYCFREREDLMDIYEAVSGARLHATYYRPGGVYRDLPERMPQYEASKWHSEREVKKKNADRQGSMLDFLWQFTERFPNYVDEYETLLTDNRIWKQRTVNIGVVSPERALQLGFTGPMLRGSGVEWDLRKKQPYEVYDKLDFDIPVGVNGDCYDRYLVRVEEMRQSNHIIRQCVQWLRNNPGPVMVKDHKVTPPYREAMKGDMESLIHHFLLFTEGYHVPAGEAYAAVEHPKGEFGCYIVSDGANKPYRLKVRAPGFAHIASLDEMVRGHMLADVVSILGTQDIVFGEVDR